In Streptomyces sp. NBC_01408, one DNA window encodes the following:
- a CDS encoding LacI family DNA-binding transcriptional regulator — protein sequence MNGHGRSGGRPTLEEVAVRAGVGRGTVSRVINGSSKVSEHTRTAVEAAVAELGYVPNRAARALAANRTDAIALVIPEPEARFFAEPYFSDVVRGVGATLAETDVQLVLTLAGSDRERRRLSQYLSGHRVDGVLLVSVHADDPLPEMLAELGIPAVISGRRSAAETLPYVDSDNLAGAAEAVRHLLGRGRRAIATITGPLDVYGAQCRLGGYRQALAAAGHPVDEQLVSVGDFTEDGGRRAMRELLERRPALDAVFAASDVMAAGARRELRAAGRRIPQDVALVGFDDSVVARHMDPPLTSVRQPIEEMGRTMARVLLQHIEARRKDSGDGAAAGEPAEPAVVLPTELVVRESS from the coding sequence GGGCGCGGCACGGTCTCCCGGGTGATCAACGGATCCTCCAAGGTCAGCGAGCACACCAGGACCGCCGTCGAGGCCGCCGTCGCCGAGCTGGGGTACGTACCCAACCGCGCGGCCCGCGCCCTCGCCGCCAACCGCACCGACGCCATCGCTCTGGTGATCCCCGAGCCCGAGGCCCGCTTCTTCGCGGAGCCGTACTTCTCCGACGTGGTCCGGGGGGTCGGGGCGACGCTCGCCGAGACCGACGTCCAGCTCGTCCTCACCCTGGCGGGCAGCGACCGCGAGCGCCGCCGCCTGTCCCAGTACCTGTCCGGGCACCGCGTCGACGGGGTCCTGCTGGTCTCCGTGCACGCCGACGACCCCCTGCCCGAGATGCTGGCCGAGCTCGGCATCCCGGCGGTGATCAGCGGCCGCCGCTCGGCCGCCGAGACGCTGCCGTACGTGGACTCCGACAACCTGGCGGGCGCCGCCGAAGCCGTGCGCCACCTCCTCGGCCGGGGTCGCCGCGCGATCGCCACGATCACCGGGCCGCTGGACGTGTACGGGGCCCAGTGCCGCCTCGGCGGCTACCGGCAGGCCCTGGCCGCCGCCGGGCACCCCGTCGACGAGCAGCTGGTCTCGGTCGGCGACTTCACCGAGGACGGCGGCCGCCGGGCCATGCGCGAACTGCTGGAGCGCCGCCCCGCGCTCGACGCGGTCTTCGCCGCCTCCGACGTCATGGCCGCCGGCGCCCGGCGGGAGCTGCGCGCGGCCGGCCGCCGGATACCGCAGGACGTGGCCCTGGTCGGCTTCGACGACTCGGTGGTGGCCCGGCACATGGACCCGCCGCTGACCAGCGTCCGGCAGCCCATCGAGGAGATGGGCCGCACCATGGCGCGGGTGCTGCTGCAGCACATCGAGGCGCGCCGGAAGGACTCGGGGGACGGGGCCGCGGCGGGGGAGCCGGCCGAGCCGGCGGTCGTCCTGCCGACCGAGCTGGTGGTCCGGGAGTCCTCCTGA
- the orn gene encoding oligoribonuclease: MNDRMVWIDCEMTGLSLTDDALIEVAALVTDSELNVLGEGVDIVIRPPDAALETMPDVVREMHTASGLLDELAGGTTLADAEAQVLAYVRKHVKEPRKAPLCGNSVGTDRGFLLRDMAALESYMHYRIVDVSSVKELARRWYPRAYFNSPPKNGNHRALADIKESIAELRYYREAVFVPQPGPDSDTARAIAAKHVVPGE; encoded by the coding sequence ATGAACGACCGCATGGTGTGGATCGACTGCGAGATGACCGGGCTCTCGTTGACGGACGACGCACTTATCGAGGTGGCCGCACTGGTCACCGACTCGGAGCTCAACGTGCTCGGCGAAGGCGTGGACATCGTGATCCGCCCGCCGGACGCGGCCCTGGAGACCATGCCCGACGTGGTGCGCGAGATGCACACCGCCTCCGGCCTGCTCGACGAGCTGGCCGGAGGGACCACCCTCGCGGACGCCGAGGCCCAGGTCCTGGCGTACGTACGGAAACACGTCAAGGAGCCCCGCAAGGCACCGCTCTGCGGGAACTCGGTCGGCACCGACCGCGGGTTCCTGCTGCGCGACATGGCCGCGCTGGAGAGCTATATGCACTACCGGATCGTGGACGTGTCCTCGGTCAAGGAGCTGGCGCGCCGCTGGTACCCGCGGGCGTACTTCAACAGCCCGCCGAAGAACGGCAACCACCGGGCGCTCGCGGACATCAAGGAGTCCATCGCCGAGCTGCGCTACTACCGCGAGGCGGTCTTCGTGCCGCAGCCCGGGCCCGACTCGGACACCGCGCGGGCCATCGCCGCCAAGCACGTCGTGCCGGGCGAGTAG
- a CDS encoding helix-turn-helix domain-containing protein, which produces MSQDSTAIVADAGRKLAGRRRREIVAVLLFSGGPIFESSIPLSVFGIDRQDAGVPRYRLLVCAGEDGPLRTTGGLELTAPYGLEAIARAGTVVVPAWRSITSPPPPEALDALRLAHEEGARIVGLCTGAFVLAAAGLLDGRPATTHWMYAPTLAKRYPSVHVDPRELFVDDGDVLTSAGTAAGIDLCLHIVRTDHGSEAAGALARRLVVPPRRTGGQERYLDRSLPEEIGADPLAEVVAWALEHLHEQFDVETLAARAYMSRRTFDRRFRSLTGSAPLQWLITQRVLQAQRLLETSDYSVDEVAGRCGFRSPVALRGHFRRQLGSSPAAYRSAYRARRPQTDVAQVSQLSESPVPHQRTPQPQRAAAALAAAGPTVTELYAPGRVLREHA; this is translated from the coding sequence ATGAGCCAGGATTCCACCGCCATCGTTGCAGACGCTGGCCGGAAGCTCGCGGGGCGTCGCCGCAGGGAGATCGTCGCGGTGCTGCTCTTCAGCGGCGGACCGATCTTCGAGAGCTCCATTCCACTTTCCGTGTTCGGCATTGACCGGCAGGACGCGGGAGTTCCACGCTATCGACTGCTCGTGTGCGCCGGGGAGGACGGTCCGCTCAGGACCACCGGCGGACTCGAACTGACCGCGCCTTACGGGTTGGAGGCGATCGCCCGGGCAGGCACGGTCGTCGTTCCCGCATGGCGTTCCATCACCTCGCCTCCACCGCCGGAAGCGCTCGACGCGCTGCGCCTGGCGCACGAGGAGGGGGCCCGGATCGTCGGACTGTGCACGGGAGCCTTCGTGCTCGCCGCCGCCGGTCTGCTGGACGGCCGGCCCGCGACGACGCACTGGATGTACGCGCCGACGCTGGCCAAGCGGTACCCGTCCGTCCATGTCGATCCGCGCGAACTGTTCGTCGACGACGGCGACGTGCTGACCTCCGCCGGCACGGCGGCCGGAATCGACCTGTGCCTGCACATCGTGCGCACGGACCACGGCAGCGAGGCGGCCGGAGCCCTGGCCCGCAGGCTCGTCGTCCCGCCGCGCCGCACGGGCGGTCAGGAGCGCTACCTCGACCGGTCGCTGCCGGAGGAGATCGGCGCCGACCCGCTGGCCGAGGTCGTCGCCTGGGCACTGGAACACCTCCACGAGCAGTTCGACGTGGAGACGCTGGCGGCGCGCGCCTACATGAGCAGGCGCACCTTCGACCGGCGGTTCCGCTCCCTGACCGGCAGCGCGCCGCTCCAGTGGCTGATCACCCAGCGGGTGCTCCAGGCACAGCGGCTGCTGGAGACCTCCGACTACTCGGTGGACGAGGTCGCCGGGCGCTGCGGCTTCCGCTCGCCGGTGGCCCTGCGCGGGCACTTCCGGCGGCAGCTGGGTTCCTCCCCGGCCGCCTACCGCTCCGCCTACCGGGCACGCCGGCCCCAGACCGACGTGGCGCAGGTCTCCCAGCTCTCGGAGAGCCCCGTTCCGCACCAGCGCACTCCGCAGCCCCAGCGGGCGGCGGCGGCCCTGGCCGCGGCCGGCCCGACGGTGACGGAGCTGTACGCCCCGGGCCGGGTCCTGCGCGAGCACGCGTAG
- a CDS encoding universal stress protein: MAGHESPEPADRKRKRLADPASAADLRAVEQTRLPCDPAFRHGVVVGFDGSTSSERALAYAIGMARRSGSGLIIVHVANRLPTTVWAGCEPPVFVDVPDHRTEVLGLELACADYLAEVPWILVERGGDICHELEEVGREYSADAIVVGSTHGIVGRIFGSVAGRLAKRAQRPVVVIP, translated from the coding sequence ATGGCCGGTCACGAATCCCCCGAACCCGCGGACCGCAAGCGCAAGCGGCTCGCCGACCCCGCGTCGGCCGCCGATCTGCGTGCGGTGGAACAGACACGTCTTCCCTGCGATCCGGCCTTCCGGCACGGAGTCGTTGTGGGATTCGACGGATCCACGTCCAGTGAGCGCGCCCTCGCGTACGCGATCGGGATGGCCCGCCGCTCCGGATCCGGTCTGATCATCGTGCACGTGGCCAACCGGCTGCCCACCACGGTGTGGGCCGGCTGCGAGCCGCCCGTCTTCGTGGACGTGCCGGACCACCGCACCGAGGTGCTGGGGCTGGAGCTGGCCTGCGCGGACTACCTGGCCGAAGTGCCGTGGATCCTGGTCGAGCGGGGCGGGGACATCTGCCACGAGCTGGAGGAGGTCGGCCGCGAGTACTCGGCCGACGCCATCGTGGTCGGCTCGACGCACGGGATCGTGGGCCGGATCTTCGGTTCGGTGGCGGGCCGGCTGGCCAAGCGCGCACAGCGACCTGTTGTTGTCATTCCGTGA
- a CDS encoding acetate uptake transporter gives MDNGVSAGSTASTSTLGHIALGLTLLAFGIGHTGIIDGVSAANSVSLATYVGGIALFVLGVLEFRGGNGFNGTAFAGLGAFWFTWAAGADGKVSADAAGMFLVLFALLGLTLTLGASSGLFGQGVYGLFTLSLLLLAIGAFADSGSLGKVAGWVAAVSGLLAWYGATAALAHWPMAVGRASGRGAVAAS, from the coding sequence GTGGACAATGGTGTCTCTGCGGGAAGCACGGCCTCGACTTCTACCCTCGGGCACATCGCCCTGGGTCTCACCCTTCTCGCGTTCGGTATCGGCCACACCGGAATCATCGACGGTGTGAGCGCGGCCAACTCCGTGTCGCTCGCGACCTACGTCGGCGGCATCGCCCTGTTCGTCCTCGGAGTCCTCGAATTCCGCGGCGGCAACGGCTTCAACGGCACGGCGTTCGCGGGCCTCGGCGCCTTCTGGTTCACCTGGGCCGCGGGGGCCGACGGAAAGGTTTCGGCAGACGCCGCCGGAATGTTCCTCGTCCTGTTCGCCCTGCTCGGCCTCACCCTCACGCTGGGTGCGTCGAGCGGACTGTTCGGACAGGGCGTGTACGGCCTGTTCACCCTCTCCCTGCTGCTGCTGGCGATAGGCGCCTTCGCCGACAGCGGCTCCCTGGGCAAGGTGGCCGGCTGGGTGGCCGCGGTCTCCGGGCTGCTGGCCTGGTACGGGGCCACGGCCGCGCTGGCGCACTGGCCCATGGCGGTGGGCAGGGCCTCGGGCCGCGGGGCGGTCGCCGCGAGCTGA
- the glmS gene encoding glutamine--fructose-6-phosphate transaminase (isomerizing), with product MCGIVGYIGKRDVAPLLLEGLQRLEYRGYDSAGIVVNSPKAGALKVVKAKGRVRELESRVPKRFAGTTGIAHTRWATHGAPSDINSHPHLDPENKVAVVHNGIVDNASELRAKLEAEGVVFVSETDTEVIVHLIARSQADSLEEKVREAVKAIEGTYGIAVMHADFADRIVVARNGSPVILGIGEKEMLVASDVAALIAHTRQVVTLNDGEMATLKADDFRTYTTSGTSTTATPETVEWEAASYDMGGHDTYMHKEISEQPDAVDRVLRGRIDDRFNTVHLGGLNLDPREARGIRRVKILGCGTSYHAGLIGAGLIESLARIPADAEPASEFRYRNPVVDPDTLYIAVSQSGETYDVLAAVQELKRKGARVLGVVNVVGSAIAREADGGVYVHAGPEVCVVSTKCFTNTVVAFALLAVHLGRIRDLSVTDGKRIIEGLRKLPSQIEEILKGEEDIKRLAAEYAEAKSMMFIGRVRGYPVALEASLKLKEISYIHAEAYPASELKHGPLALIEPAMPTVAIVPDDSLLEKNRAALEEIKARSGRILAVAHREQEKADHTILVPKNEDELDPILMGIPLQLLAYHTALALGRDIDKPRNLAKSVTVE from the coding sequence ATGTGTGGAATCGTCGGTTACATCGGCAAGCGTGACGTGGCACCGCTGCTGCTGGAAGGCCTGCAGCGCCTCGAATACCGCGGCTACGACTCCGCGGGCATCGTCGTCAACAGCCCGAAGGCCGGCGCCCTGAAGGTCGTCAAGGCCAAGGGCCGGGTCCGCGAGCTGGAGAGCCGCGTCCCCAAGCGCTTCGCCGGCACCACCGGCATCGCCCACACCCGCTGGGCCACGCACGGCGCCCCGAGCGACATCAACTCGCACCCGCACCTCGACCCCGAGAACAAGGTCGCCGTCGTCCACAACGGCATCGTCGACAACGCCTCCGAGCTGCGCGCCAAGCTGGAGGCCGAGGGCGTCGTCTTCGTCTCGGAGACCGACACCGAGGTCATCGTCCACCTGATCGCCCGCTCCCAGGCCGACTCCCTCGAGGAGAAGGTCCGCGAGGCCGTCAAGGCGATCGAGGGCACCTACGGCATCGCCGTCATGCACGCCGACTTCGCCGACCGCATCGTCGTCGCCCGCAACGGCTCCCCGGTCATCCTCGGCATCGGCGAGAAGGAGATGCTCGTCGCCTCCGACGTTGCCGCGCTGATCGCCCACACCCGCCAGGTCGTCACCCTCAACGACGGCGAGATGGCCACCCTCAAGGCCGACGACTTCCGCACCTACACCACCAGCGGTACGTCGACCACCGCCACCCCGGAGACCGTGGAGTGGGAGGCCGCCTCCTACGACATGGGCGGCCACGACACGTACATGCACAAGGAGATCTCCGAGCAGCCCGACGCGGTCGACCGCGTGCTGCGCGGCCGGATCGACGACCGCTTCAACACGGTGCACCTGGGCGGCCTGAACCTGGACCCGCGCGAGGCGCGCGGCATCCGCCGGGTCAAGATCCTGGGCTGCGGCACCTCGTACCACGCCGGCCTCATCGGCGCGGGCCTGATCGAGAGCCTGGCCCGCATCCCCGCGGACGCCGAGCCGGCCTCCGAGTTCCGCTACCGCAACCCGGTCGTGGACCCCGACACCCTCTACATCGCCGTCTCCCAGTCCGGTGAGACCTACGACGTGCTCGCGGCCGTGCAGGAGCTCAAGCGCAAGGGCGCCCGCGTCCTCGGCGTGGTCAACGTGGTCGGCTCCGCCATCGCCCGCGAGGCCGACGGCGGCGTGTACGTGCACGCCGGCCCGGAGGTCTGCGTGGTCTCCACCAAGTGCTTCACCAACACGGTGGTGGCCTTCGCGCTGCTGGCCGTGCACCTCGGCCGGATCCGGGACCTCTCGGTCACCGACGGCAAGCGGATCATCGAGGGCCTGCGCAAGCTGCCCTCGCAGATCGAGGAGATCCTCAAGGGCGAGGAGGACATCAAGAGGCTGGCGGCCGAGTACGCCGAGGCCAAGTCGATGATGTTCATCGGCCGGGTCCGCGGCTACCCGGTGGCCCTGGAGGCCTCCCTCAAGCTCAAGGAGATCTCCTACATCCACGCCGAGGCCTACCCCGCCTCCGAGCTCAAGCACGGTCCGCTCGCGCTCATCGAGCCCGCGATGCCGACGGTCGCGATCGTCCCCGACGACTCGCTGCTGGAGAAGAACCGCGCCGCGCTGGAGGAGATCAAGGCCCGCAGCGGCCGGATCCTCGCGGTCGCCCACCGCGAGCAGGAGAAGGCCGACCACACCATCCTCGTGCCCAAGAACGAGGACGAGCTGGACCCGATCCTGATGGGCATCCCGCTTCAGCTGCTGGCGTACCACACGGCCCTGGCCCTGGGCCGGGACATCGACAAGCCGCGCAACCTGGCCAAGTCCGTCACGGTCGAGTAG